A genomic segment from Candidatus Krumholzibacteriia bacterium encodes:
- the ppc gene encoding phosphoenolpyruvate carboxylase, which produces MSDPHRPLSDDIQWLGRQLGEVIRTHAGQQVFDCIEAVRSTTKTLRASARTQDASEADPGGVQQMLRALSTEEARSVARGFGLFLSLANVAEQHHRLRRRRAHEQQGDAPQRGSVEETLARLIDDEGHDAAAIASTLREQRIELVLTAHPTEITRSAVIHKLMRIADLLAENDRPDLLPRERATIEESLRAQITALWMTDEIRRSGPTPLDEARSGLFWFEQTLWDSTVGFLRRLDRAMRDRLGEGLPWDAVPIRFGSWMGGDRDGNPNVTAAITRRTVCLARAFAATLYRREIDRLADELSLAAAGPGLDAPPDADEPYRAVLNALSEDLKRSREHWLAGYHDAEGHPPPTDREPIAAEHLRDVLLRVRDSLHATGADALADHRVLDLLRRVAMFGGVLARLDLRQDSAVHFEIADRLTGGGWAVLDEADRLDRLAQWTTTEGPDLDTLLRSLDPTTEGELIETVRLFLSIDTIGSDALGAYVISMARRASDVLLVEALQRRAGVRRHCRVVPLFETVEDLRAAPDVLEALFAHRTARGDGVAHQEIMIGYSDSAKTGGRFSSAWALYEAQERMVEVAQRHGVELTLFHGRGGTVGRGGGPTSLAIQSQPPGTIDGRLRVTEQGEMIQTKFGLPGIAERTLEVYTTAVLEATLHEDAPARPEWRESMRAMSRASLYAYRDLVQKTPEFVEYFRACTPERELSHLRIGSRPKSRPGSGGGVESLRAIPWVFAWMQTRWLLPAWLGMDAALGAVDAETLRHMARAWPFFRSMLDLQEMVLAKAEIPIARRYETNLVDERLHPIGDELRERYERTLAAVLRVSGEDELLTRNPVLARSIRVRNPYVDPINVLQIEALRRHRSDPEDSDALDLLLRTMNGIAAGMRNTG; this is translated from the coding sequence ATGAGCGACCCCCATCGTCCCCTGAGCGACGACATCCAGTGGCTCGGCCGTCAGCTGGGCGAGGTGATCCGCACGCACGCGGGCCAACAGGTCTTCGACTGCATCGAAGCGGTGCGGTCGACCACCAAGACCCTGCGCGCCTCCGCGCGCACGCAGGACGCCAGCGAGGCCGATCCGGGGGGCGTGCAACAGATGCTCCGAGCGCTGTCGACCGAGGAAGCCCGTTCGGTCGCGCGTGGATTCGGCCTGTTCCTGTCGCTGGCGAACGTGGCCGAGCAACACCACCGCCTGCGACGACGACGCGCGCACGAGCAGCAGGGAGACGCGCCCCAGCGGGGCTCGGTCGAGGAGACCCTCGCCCGCCTGATCGACGACGAGGGCCACGATGCGGCGGCCATCGCCTCGACCCTGCGCGAGCAGCGGATCGAGCTCGTCCTGACCGCCCACCCCACCGAGATCACCCGGTCGGCCGTGATCCACAAGCTCATGCGGATCGCCGACCTGCTCGCCGAGAACGACCGGCCCGACCTGCTCCCCCGCGAACGGGCGACCATCGAGGAATCGCTGCGCGCCCAGATCACGGCCCTGTGGATGACCGACGAGATCCGCCGGAGCGGGCCGACACCGCTCGACGAGGCGCGCTCGGGGCTGTTCTGGTTCGAGCAGACCCTCTGGGACTCCACCGTCGGCTTCCTGCGCCGACTCGACCGCGCCATGCGCGACCGCCTGGGTGAGGGCCTGCCCTGGGACGCCGTCCCCATCCGCTTCGGCTCGTGGATGGGCGGCGACCGCGACGGCAACCCGAACGTGACGGCGGCGATCACGCGGCGCACCGTGTGCCTGGCGCGGGCCTTCGCGGCCACCCTCTACCGCCGCGAGATCGACCGGCTCGCCGACGAACTCTCCCTGGCCGCGGCCGGCCCCGGGCTGGACGCACCGCCGGACGCCGACGAGCCCTACCGTGCGGTTCTCAACGCGCTGAGCGAGGACCTGAAGCGCAGCCGTGAGCACTGGCTGGCCGGCTACCACGACGCGGAAGGGCATCCTCCACCCACCGATCGAGAGCCGATCGCCGCCGAGCATCTGCGCGACGTCCTGCTGCGCGTGCGCGACTCCCTGCACGCCACGGGCGCGGACGCGCTGGCCGATCACCGGGTGCTCGACCTGCTGCGCCGCGTGGCCATGTTCGGCGGCGTGCTCGCACGACTCGACCTGCGTCAGGACTCGGCCGTGCACTTCGAGATCGCCGACCGGCTCACGGGCGGGGGCTGGGCCGTGCTCGACGAGGCCGACCGTCTCGATCGACTCGCGCAGTGGACGACGACCGAGGGACCCGACCTGGACACCCTGCTGCGGAGTCTGGACCCCACGACCGAGGGCGAGTTGATCGAAACGGTGCGGTTGTTCCTCTCGATCGACACGATCGGGTCGGACGCCCTGGGGGCCTATGTGATCTCGATGGCCCGTCGCGCCTCCGACGTCCTGCTCGTCGAGGCCCTGCAGCGCCGGGCCGGGGTACGCCGTCACTGTCGCGTGGTGCCCCTGTTCGAGACGGTCGAGGACCTGCGCGCCGCACCGGACGTGCTGGAAGCCCTCTTCGCCCACCGCACCGCGCGCGGGGACGGGGTGGCCCACCAGGAGATCATGATCGGCTACTCGGACTCGGCCAAGACGGGCGGACGCTTCTCGTCGGCGTGGGCACTGTACGAGGCGCAGGAGCGCATGGTCGAGGTGGCACAACGGCACGGCGTCGAGCTCACCCTCTTCCACGGCCGCGGCGGCACCGTCGGGCGCGGGGGTGGCCCGACCTCGCTCGCGATCCAGTCCCAACCGCCCGGCACCATCGACGGCCGCCTGCGGGTGACCGAGCAGGGCGAGATGATCCAGACCAAGTTCGGCCTTCCCGGCATCGCCGAGCGCACCCTCGAGGTCTACACGACCGCGGTGCTCGAGGCCACGCTGCACGAGGACGCGCCGGCGCGGCCCGAGTGGCGCGAATCCATGCGCGCCATGAGCCGCGCCTCGCTCTACGCCTACCGCGATCTCGTGCAGAAGACCCCGGAGTTCGTGGAGTACTTCCGCGCATGCACGCCCGAACGCGAGCTGTCGCACCTGCGCATCGGCAGCCGGCCCAAGAGCCGGCCGGGTTCCGGGGGTGGGGTGGAGAGCCTGCGCGCGATCCCCTGGGTCTTCGCCTGGATGCAGACCCGGTGGCTCCTGCCGGCGTGGCTGGGCATGGATGCCGCCCTGGGCGCCGTCGACGCCGAGACCCTGCGGCACATGGCGCGAGCGTGGCCCTTCTTCCGCAGCATGCTCGACCTGCAGGAGATGGTCCTGGCCAAGGCCGAGATCCCGATCGCCCGCCGCTACGAGACGAACCTGGTCGACGAGCGCCTGCACCCGATCGGGGACGAGCTACGGGAGCGCTACGAGCGCACTCTGGCCGCCGTTCTGCGCGTGAGCGGCGAGGACGAACTGCTCACCCGCAATCCCGTGCTGGCCCGTTCCATCCGCGTGCGCAACCCCTACG
- the hybB gene encoding Ni/Fe-hydrogenase cytochrome b subunit, with translation MSGHHAGTPVRRRLWTPAYRTLTLVGLIATLMVAVRFGTGLGPMTNMTDVFPWGTWKVFNVIVLTALGSGGYALAFVTYVMNRGRYHPLVRHGLLTSAVGYTMGAISLATDIGRPWNIWRVFVYPHEWNLDSVLLEVAICVTLYVAVLWIELSPAMFEVWRNSGKKWLADLSEKVLPVLEKSMPWVIGLGILLPTMHQSSLGSLYLLAGHKVHPLWYTPMIPLLFLVSCWILGYAMVIGTYILFSRRYGRPTYDETLTKLAHFMAYVILAFGVLRLGDLFWRDQFLRLFDGSWQSWLVILELVFVFVPGLAMLLDKSRRERPSCMFRMSFFILAGGALYRMNAGWLAFDGGIGAVYFPSVMELIMTVGLIAVQGTIYLFIVKEFPVLTRPLEKKAQAEAAA, from the coding sequence ATGTCCGGGCATCACGCCGGAACTCCAGTGCGTCGCCGACTCTGGACGCCGGCCTATCGCACCCTGACACTCGTAGGATTGATCGCCACGCTCATGGTCGCCGTTCGTTTCGGGACCGGTCTCGGACCCATGACGAACATGACCGACGTGTTCCCCTGGGGCACGTGGAAGGTCTTCAACGTGATCGTGCTGACCGCGTTGGGTTCGGGCGGCTACGCACTCGCTTTCGTGACCTACGTCATGAACCGCGGCCGCTACCATCCGCTGGTCCGGCACGGACTGTTGACCAGCGCCGTGGGATACACCATGGGCGCGATCTCGCTCGCCACCGACATCGGACGTCCCTGGAACATCTGGCGCGTCTTCGTCTACCCGCACGAGTGGAACCTCGACAGCGTGCTGCTCGAGGTCGCGATCTGCGTGACGCTGTACGTGGCCGTACTGTGGATCGAGCTGTCGCCCGCGATGTTCGAGGTGTGGCGGAACTCGGGCAAGAAGTGGCTGGCCGATCTGTCCGAGAAGGTCCTGCCCGTGCTCGAGAAGTCCATGCCCTGGGTGATCGGCCTCGGAATCCTCCTGCCGACCATGCATCAGAGCTCGCTCGGCTCGCTGTACCTGCTCGCCGGCCACAAGGTGCACCCGCTGTGGTACACGCCGATGATTCCGCTGCTGTTCCTCGTCAGCTGCTGGATCCTGGGCTACGCCATGGTGATCGGCACCTACATCCTCTTCAGCCGAAGGTACGGGCGTCCGACCTACGACGAGACGCTCACCAAGCTGGCGCACTTCATGGCCTACGTCATCCTGGCCTTCGGAGTGTTGCGCCTCGGTGATCTCTTCTGGCGCGATCAGTTCCTCCGCTTGTTCGACGGCAGCTGGCAGAGCTGGCTGGTGATCCTCGAGCTGGTGTTCGTGTTCGTGCCCGGACTGGCCATGCTCCTGGACAAGTCCCGGCGCGAACGGCCGTCGTGCATGTTCCGCATGTCCTTCTTCATCCTGGCCGGCGGCGCGCTCTACCGCATGAACGCCGGCTGGCTCGCCTTCGACGGCGGCATCGGTGCGGTGTACTTCCCGAGCGTCATGGAGCTCATCATGACCGTCGGGCTGATCGCCGTGCAGGGCACCATCTACCTCTTCATCGTGAAGGAGTTCCCGGTGCTCACCCGCCCACTCGAGAAGAAAGCGCAGGCCGAGGCCGCTGCGTAG